The following are encoded together in the Paludisphaera mucosa genome:
- a CDS encoding SpoIIE family protein phosphatase, translated as MSNDAHFTEHKITVLLIDDQAMIGEAVRRMLAGEADIEFHSCRDATRALDEAARIKPTVILQDLVMPDIDGLTLVKNFRAQEQTRDVPMIVLSTKEEPAVKAEAFALGANDYVVKLPDRLELIARIRYHSRGYIALLQRNEAYTALQESQKRLSDEVRQAERYVESLLPEKLKKGKILTDWRFVPSAELGGDSFGYHWLDDDHFAFYLLDVSGHGVGAALLSVSAMNALRSQALPNTDFRNPSQVLYALNNAFQMDQQNGLYFTIWYGVFHKSTRRVVYSGGGHPPAVLIDGPSRDAVKLEMLESRGPMIGAMTDMEYASGETTLSDFARVYLFSDGAYEIERADGTLWPFGEFMAFMGQGPFDDPAAPKMDALVAHGRALMGHDDFADDLSMVELTFLP; from the coding sequence GAGGCCGTGCGCCGGATGCTCGCCGGCGAGGCCGACATCGAGTTCCACTCCTGCCGCGACGCCACCAGGGCCCTCGACGAGGCCGCCCGCATCAAGCCGACGGTGATCCTCCAGGACCTGGTCATGCCCGACATCGACGGCCTGACCCTGGTGAAGAACTTCCGGGCCCAGGAGCAGACCCGCGACGTCCCGATGATCGTGCTGTCGACCAAGGAAGAGCCCGCCGTCAAGGCCGAGGCCTTCGCCCTGGGCGCCAACGACTACGTCGTCAAGCTCCCCGACCGCCTCGAGCTGATCGCCCGCATCCGCTACCACTCGCGCGGCTACATCGCCCTGCTCCAGCGCAACGAGGCCTACACCGCGCTGCAGGAGAGCCAGAAGCGGCTCTCCGACGAGGTCCGCCAGGCCGAGCGCTACGTCGAGTCGCTGCTCCCCGAGAAGCTCAAAAAAGGGAAGATACTGACCGACTGGCGGTTCGTCCCCTCGGCCGAGCTGGGGGGCGACTCGTTCGGCTACCACTGGCTCGACGACGACCACTTCGCCTTCTACCTGCTGGACGTCAGCGGCCACGGCGTCGGCGCGGCCCTGCTGTCGGTCTCGGCCATGAACGCGCTGCGGTCGCAGGCCCTGCCCAACACCGACTTCCGCAACCCCAGCCAGGTGCTCTACGCGCTCAACAACGCCTTCCAGATGGACCAGCAGAACGGCCTGTACTTCACCATCTGGTACGGGGTCTTCCACAAGTCCACCCGCCGCGTGGTCTACTCGGGCGGGGGCCACCCGCCGGCCGTCCTCATCGACGGCCCGTCGCGCGACGCGGTCAAGCTCGAGATGCTGGAGTCGCGGGGCCCCATGATCGGCGCGATGACCGACATGGAATACGCCTCGGGCGAGACGACCCTGAGCGACTTCGCGCGGGTCTACCTCTTCAGCGACGGGGCCTACGAGATCGAGCGCGCCGACGGCACCCTCTGGCCCTTCGGCGAGTTCATGGCCTTCATGGGCCAGGGCCCCTTCGACGACCCCGCCGCGCCCAAGATGGACGCCCTCGTCGCCCACGGCCGCGCCCTGATGGGCCACGACGACTTCGCCGACGACCTCTCCATGGTCGAGCTGACCTTCCTGCCGTGA
- a CDS encoding endonuclease/exonuclease/phosphatase family protein, translated as MPLLPLGIAATAFALAHRGGSARWPRYVLAALGLAAIVGSGSTMIGRGPTSSSTPPAAPGGEVRLLHWNVLWGGRPRTDASWRSIEDAILRDAPDVVVLSEAPPDARLESLQGRLGAGWSRTQVGHDPGDPYWFKLVALSRWPVASGRTVLIRNGTAMDVRVERPGRPIRLLVVDGRSKITQLRTPMLLDVADACRAAFAAGDPYDVVAGDFNAVSRSIGFDALRSAAGGYEPASASSTGWRGTWPMPSPVYDIDHVWVNAAWRVAACSLFANLACDHRGQLVRLTPPRPPADGSVDAPQPPAGLVAEPDRAAVRGPKMARGTHASSRRPGFTTRRAASGP; from the coding sequence TTGCCCCTCCTGCCCCTGGGGATCGCGGCGACGGCGTTCGCTCTCGCGCACCGGGGCGGATCGGCGAGGTGGCCGCGGTACGTCCTCGCCGCGCTCGGCCTCGCGGCGATCGTCGGCTCCGGCTCCACCATGATCGGAAGAGGTCCGACGTCGTCGTCGACCCCCCCCGCGGCCCCGGGCGGAGAGGTCCGGCTCCTTCACTGGAACGTGCTCTGGGGAGGCCGACCGCGCACGGACGCGAGCTGGAGATCGATCGAGGATGCGATCCTCCGGGACGCGCCGGACGTCGTCGTCCTCAGCGAGGCGCCGCCCGATGCACGGCTCGAATCCCTGCAAGGCCGGCTGGGGGCCGGATGGTCCCGGACTCAGGTCGGGCATGACCCGGGCGACCCGTACTGGTTCAAGCTCGTGGCGCTCTCCCGGTGGCCGGTGGCGAGCGGGCGGACGGTCCTGATCCGCAACGGGACCGCGATGGACGTCCGGGTGGAGCGGCCCGGGCGGCCGATCCGCCTGCTGGTCGTCGACGGCCGGAGCAAGATCACGCAACTTCGGACCCCGATGCTGCTCGACGTCGCCGACGCGTGCCGCGCCGCGTTCGCGGCGGGCGACCCGTACGACGTCGTCGCCGGCGACTTCAACGCGGTCAGTCGCAGCATCGGGTTCGACGCCCTGCGGTCCGCGGCGGGCGGGTACGAGCCGGCCTCGGCGTCGTCCACCGGCTGGCGCGGCACCTGGCCGATGCCGTCGCCGGTCTACGACATCGACCACGTCTGGGTGAACGCCGCCTGGCGGGTCGCAGCCTGCTCGCTGTTCGCGAACCTCGCGTGCGACCATCGCGGGCAGCTCGTGCGATTGACGCCCCCGAGGCCGCCGGCCGACGGTTCGGTGGACGCGCCCCAGCCCCCGGCGGGCCTCGTGGCCGAGCCCGACCGGGCCGCCGTTCGAGGACCGAAGATGGCGCGCGGGACGCACGCGTCGTCGCGGCGGCCCGGCTTTACGACCCGCAGGGCCGCCTCGGGGCCTTGA
- the trpC gene encoding indole-3-glycerol phosphate synthase TrpC codes for MTPSILDEIVASKRREVASNLRRMPLEELEAQAAEAPPVRDFRAALDGRGAISLIAEVKKASPSVQVIREDFEPVTIARAYQDHGASCISVLTDVPYFQGHLSYLARIRASVAIPLLRKDFLIDEYQVVEARVAGADAVLLIAEILDDATMARLLDRARGLGMAALVEFHDPANLPRVLAAGADLVGVNNRDLHTFTTDLDRTLRVRDAIPDGVLLVSESGIHRRAQVERLEKAGVAAILVGESLMRAPDVGLAVERLLGLAPEASSPAP; via the coding sequence ATGACTCCGAGCATCCTCGACGAGATCGTCGCCTCGAAGCGGCGCGAAGTGGCCTCGAACCTGCGGCGGATGCCCCTGGAAGAGCTGGAGGCGCAGGCCGCCGAGGCCCCCCCCGTGCGGGACTTCCGGGCGGCCCTGGACGGCCGCGGGGCCATCTCGCTCATCGCCGAGGTGAAGAAGGCGAGCCCGTCGGTCCAGGTGATCCGCGAGGACTTCGAGCCGGTGACGATCGCCCGCGCCTACCAGGACCACGGCGCCTCGTGCATCAGCGTGCTGACCGACGTCCCCTACTTCCAGGGCCACCTGTCCTACCTGGCGCGGATCCGGGCCTCGGTGGCGATCCCGCTGCTGCGCAAAGACTTCCTGATCGACGAGTACCAGGTCGTCGAGGCCCGCGTGGCCGGAGCCGACGCGGTCCTGCTGATCGCCGAGATCCTCGACGACGCGACCATGGCCCGGCTCCTCGACCGCGCCCGCGGGCTGGGCATGGCGGCGCTCGTCGAGTTCCACGACCCGGCGAACCTCCCCCGCGTCCTCGCCGCCGGGGCCGACCTGGTCGGCGTCAACAACCGCGACCTGCACACCTTCACGACCGACCTCGACCGCACCCTGCGCGTCCGCGACGCGATCCCCGACGGCGTCCTGCTGGTCAGCGAGAGCGGCATCCACCGCCGCGCGCAGGTCGAACGCCTGGAGAAGGCGGGCGTGGCCGCGATCCTCGTCGGCGAGTCCCTCATGCGCGCCCCCGACGTCGGCCTGGCCGTCGAACGCCTGCTCGGCCTGGCCCCCGAGGCGTCGTCGCCGGCCCCGTGA
- a CDS encoding serine/threonine-protein kinase: MTTVAHCPNPSCGRISQLGDDPLGRIFRCPRCLTKLRPGDPAGSGSGWTLAAPRRAAVARSTSASSSTFRTGSGSGSGGVAVLARPVAATAPGVTAESGEFRVAAFEPGDGFDEPWDDLAEAASGFEWNESSYAVPALGPADGSRTGAFAALRRPEPEGRTSDGEAEGGADERGLGRFRIMSLLGEGRHATVYRAFDPTLERQVALKLMRDEAPRSSRAQERFLGEARALARLKHPGIVSIYEAGRDGDRLYLALDLIEGRSLADVLAEGRLSHRRGAEIVADLAEALEYAHGLGIVHRDVKPANVRIDARGGVHLMDFGIAHRPDSPEASAAAPGSIVGTPAYLAPEQLAGERPEALPASDQYSLGAVLYELLCGRPPFDGPASSVLARAAAHEPPCPAAVDPRVPRPLAEICRKATAKKPGRRYASCQDLAADLRRWLRGERPQAHRRAWFA, encoded by the coding sequence ATGACCACCGTCGCGCACTGCCCCAATCCTTCGTGCGGCCGCATCTCGCAACTGGGGGACGACCCCCTGGGCCGGATCTTCCGGTGCCCCCGCTGCCTGACCAAGCTGAGGCCGGGCGACCCGGCCGGCTCGGGCTCGGGATGGACGCTCGCCGCCCCCCGGCGCGCGGCCGTCGCCCGCTCGACGTCGGCCTCGTCTTCGACCTTCCGGACGGGCTCCGGATCGGGCTCGGGCGGCGTGGCCGTGCTGGCCCGCCCCGTCGCGGCGACCGCGCCGGGCGTGACGGCCGAGAGCGGCGAGTTCCGGGTCGCCGCCTTCGAGCCGGGCGACGGCTTCGACGAGCCCTGGGACGACCTGGCCGAGGCCGCCTCGGGCTTCGAGTGGAACGAAAGCTCCTACGCGGTGCCCGCGCTGGGGCCGGCGGACGGCTCGCGGACGGGGGCCTTCGCGGCCCTGCGACGGCCCGAGCCGGAGGGGCGGACGAGCGACGGCGAGGCCGAGGGCGGGGCCGACGAGCGGGGCCTGGGCCGGTTCCGGATCATGAGCCTCCTGGGCGAGGGCCGGCACGCGACGGTCTACCGCGCCTTCGACCCCACGCTGGAGCGCCAGGTGGCCCTCAAGCTGATGCGCGACGAGGCCCCCCGGTCGTCGCGGGCGCAGGAGCGGTTCCTGGGCGAGGCCCGCGCCCTGGCGAGGCTGAAGCACCCCGGGATCGTCTCGATCTACGAGGCCGGCCGCGATGGCGATCGGCTCTACCTGGCGCTCGACCTGATCGAGGGCCGCAGCCTGGCCGACGTGCTGGCCGAGGGCCGGCTCTCGCACCGCCGGGGCGCCGAGATCGTCGCCGACCTGGCCGAGGCCCTGGAGTACGCCCACGGCCTGGGGATCGTCCACCGCGACGTCAAGCCGGCCAACGTGCGGATCGACGCCCGGGGCGGCGTCCACCTGATGGACTTCGGCATCGCCCACCGCCCGGACTCGCCCGAGGCCTCGGCCGCGGCCCCGGGGTCGATCGTCGGCACCCCCGCCTACCTCGCCCCCGAGCAGCTCGCCGGCGAGCGGCCCGAGGCCCTGCCGGCGAGCGACCAGTACAGCCTGGGCGCGGTCCTCTACGAGCTGCTCTGCGGCCGCCCCCCGTTCGACGGCCCGGCGTCGTCCGTCCTGGCCCGCGCCGCCGCCCACGAGCCCCCCTGCCCGGCCGCCGTCGACCCCCGCGTCCCGCGGCCGCTGGCGGAGATCTGCCGCAAGGCGACGGCCAAGAAGCCCGGGCGCCGCTACGCGTCGTGCCAGGACCTCGCCGCCGACCTCCGCCGCTGGCTCCGCGGCGAACGCCCGCAGGCCCACCGCCGCGCCTGGTTCGCCTGA